In Mercenaria mercenaria strain notata chromosome 13, MADL_Memer_1, whole genome shotgun sequence, the DNA window AACCCCATTTATTTTCCCCGTCATGGGCATAATAGGGGTCAGGGAGCATCCGCCTATCCGATGAGCCTTACAgtgttataaaattaaatatcattACGAAATAAATAGAATCAAACTTTAACAATAGTACACGTATTAACAAGCAAATAGTCGTAGTGAGACTAGGATGAGAAACGTACTTTATTACGTCCCTTGCCTAAACCACAATCCGTTACTACAATTATACTTCTATTTCAAAtataacttttaacatttttccaATAATAAAGTGATTACTGTGTTTGCATAATTTTACAGATAactaatacatattttttttggaatatattaaataaatgtgaTATAACTTCATTCTCTTCGGAATTGCATCGTATATTCATTGTTGACGTTTAAGTTACAGATCAGTGTCGCTTTTTTTCAAAGCCCTTACTTATCTCTGAAAAGAAAACGAAACCAGCAAGCAAGATGGCAAGCGACGAGAAAATATAGAATTGCAATTTGCTTGATAACTTGTTCGAAATCGAAATGTTAGAAATTGAACAAGCTATACGAGGCAATGCTACTTTAAATGTCACTTATAATGAATGCCTGAAAAAGTTTAGTTTTAATTAACACAGGCCATGCTCGcaatcctcccccccccccccccacccccaccacacacacacacactcctctTGTTCCACCTATTATTCGGTCACAGGCGGCCATATCATTGAACGATTTTCTTCGGAGTTTCTGTTTTTATCAAAATGCTACAACGCCGATTATCGCATAATTCATGTCCTTGGAAAAAAGCAAATAGATGATACCATTTCTGGATAAACAGTTTCATACTAGATCTATGTCTTATTGACTAACTACGCCATTAATTTGCTTAGTTTGCTATAAAGTAAAAAAGTATAAAGAcgaataaacattatttttctattttacagaatTACAGCACAGGCACGTGTATACTGTGGAACTAATTTCTATGGCGAAGACTGCATGACTCACTGTATACCAAAGAATATCGTTGGAGAAGGTCATTACACATGCGCGAAAAATGGCTCCAAAATATGCATGGAGAATTACCATGGTCCCTCATGTCAGTTTTATTGTGCTCCTACCGATGATGAATCGGGCCATTATTACTGTGATAAAAATGGCGTCCCTGTTTGCTTAGAAGGTAAATACTTTCGGTCCAGTCTTCGAATGCTACTGCTCGACGTCAGTCtagtattttcaaatattgaatGTTTCATTAATTTACCATACTCTTTAACCTATAAagtattttgcattttatcaTTTGGCAATTAGCGTAAATAATTTTGGCTCTTTGGCAGTTAGGGTTATGGTTTTGGCACATTGTTATGGTATCTGATATTTAGCAGTAATTATTTTCTACTttgcatttggcaattagcatgccGCGCCGGGTTCTATAccatgtatttttataatttatccaCACGATACGATAACGGCTATGTGTGCGAATTCGTTGCTAAATCTGGTCAAATGCCTAACCATGCTGGACACggttggttctgcctttgcgaccagtgtagatcatgatcaacctgcacatctgtgcagtctgatcatcatctgcactgttcgctattcagtcagtatgtttttggtaagcaacccttttaacagttaatggtactgtccaaattggaagatggacaagttcattatagaaatttagcagtaatTACCATCTTATCCTGTATGATTTGTACTTATAATTTCAGGATGGACAGGAGATAACTGCGCCATAGACATTGACGAATGTTATAATGGAACCAACAACCCCTGTTCTCCTCATGGTGATTGTGTAAACACGGAGGGTTCTTACACGTGTAATTGTTCGGATGCTTATACAGGCAAGAATAATTTGTTATACCCGGTACGAGACCTCAAAGAAATTTTGGCCCGTTAATGGAAATTCTAAGCCACTTATAGGAAAAAAAAGTTGACCATTCCAGTCAAACTTTTGCATTTTCAAGGTTGTACAGGTGGTCATGACCGAGTATTCCCATATAGTTTAATGCATCACTCTTTACAGAAAAGTCGACGATAGGACCATCTCGCAAATAAGATCATCTTTCAGATGTGACAACTATTTTTAGATGAACCACCATTGGCCTTAGTAATGTGGTTCTACTTTACGTTTTCGTAACATTATTTTACAGGGCCAAACTGTCAAGAACTAATATTGTTCTGTGATGATGCCTCTTGTAGCAACAACAGTGTATGTAACGACACCGTCGGCGGCTTCCAGTGCATCTGCCACCCTGGATGGACTGGGACTCTTTGTAATGACCTCGTTACACCCTGTACCTCGGCGCCGTGCCAGAATAACGGGATATGTACACTTACTCCGAACAGACGAAATTATTTGTGCAAGTGTGTAGGATTATGGACTGGTAGAAACTGTACCGAGAAAGTTGTGCGCATGTTAAATGGTAAAGAATTATTCTTTCTAATTTATAGGTTTTTTTCTCTTCGAAAGAGAAGAAATACAGACCTGTATATGGAATGTAAGATTAAGTTTGATAGCATAGCAGAGATGGATTGGATCTAAATATTGATCCAAGAACGTACAACTCGTTCTAAAGTGGAGCAAACGTTTTTTACCCTAGCCATTTATCATCTTGAACCAGTGCTTGACCTCTTTTTGTGACCCCCTTAAGTTATTTACCTTTTTGTGGGGATGgagcacttagagttgcccttgtccgtccatccggCCGTCCGTCACCCGCCCATCCTTCTGTTTGTCCGGAAGTCTGTCTGTCCGAACTTTGCCGTACATATCTCATAAAGCTTTCGACAAAAAGCCATCAAACCTAATAGGATTGttactcagcatgtgaagttgtgcacctggggattTTATTGGGATTTCATCAGACAGctacaccagagttatggcccttgacttaatcAAAATTATGCTTAGAAAGGGCCTTAAAGTTAATTGTGTATCACGTACGTTAAAACATTATAGGAGTCGTttccagcatgtgaagttatgcatcTGGGGATTTGTTCCAGATTTCTGCCTGTCAGACCAGACCCgttattgtcaaaaatatgcacaaaGGGCATATAAGTTTCTaccgcatgtatctcaaaagtaAAACATTCGCGGATAATTAaataacatgtgaagttgcacatCAGAAGTTCTGCCTGGAATTTCACACAGTGCGACCAGAATTATGGTCTTTGACTccgtgaaaaatacacataaagtgcttaaaagtttatgttgcatttatttaaaaacatatcaCATGGGGTTATGATACCATATACTGAGAAAGGATGTGGTGGCACCAGTGTCGtttggacacacatctagtttatcCTCTTGAGTCATTGACTCTTATTTCGTCTAAAGCCATTGACTTTATATCTTTTATTGTCTTTAGCCATATACTTTTTTATCGTCTTTGCCCATTGCCTCTATCTTCTATCTCTTTTAAACCATTTACTTTTAAACCATTGACTTATGTCTTTTTTATAGTCTTAAGACAGTGACTCTATCGCTTTGCTGAAGTCTTATGCATTTTGTTCGCCTTAATCCATTGACACTATCTCTTTTTGATATTCATAAGCCGTTGACCCCATCTCTTTTTTCGTCTTAAGCCATTGACTCTTACTTCGTTTTTTTATCGCCTTAAACCAATGACTTGTCTTAAGCCATTGCGTCCagcacctctgattcatgttggaagttgtctgttacttgcggagaatagatAAATACTTGTAAGGAATCTATGTAAACTGGTTAACGGACTACAGAATATAAAAACTGTTGGAAAAGGCATTAAATCcaatgaaaacaagaaaagataaaactataaaatatgtaaatatggtaaaaaactagaaaaaatatgtttaaggcTGCCATATCTAGGGAAAAtggtatataaacaaaaaaaattaaataaaacggTTCCATAAGCCCCTGATTAGTTCTGAGAaaaaatagtacatgtattttaatttgcTGAATGGTAAGCAAACATCTGTATATCCGACCAATATCGCATAAGAGATATCTATTGACGATATTGGTCcgaaaatattatatttgtccAATATCGGCCCAATATGTAATGCTTGCTGGGTAAAACCTTACAGTTACATGTTTTTTCTCTCACGTTATTGTAGATACAAAAATAATCTACCTGTCTGGCAATCTGCCAGAGAACCAGTGGGATGATCTCACACTTGGAATACGTCATCTACTGAAAGATCTTCTACAAATATCAGACGTTGCCATAGAAACTACAATAACATATCCAAACGAGTGAGTCAAATATACTGTTACTTCAAATGGTACCTTCTATGTATATAACATTATGAATACCCAAAATAAGATgctttatttgtttgaattaGTTAAATTGAATCAGTTCAGTATTTCTGAAATAGTTTTTCGTTATGGATATCTAAACGGTGATAGAAATAAAAGGTTTAGTAAATGGCTTATAAGCTTTTATTCCTGTTTGTTGTATCTTGGTGGAAAAATGAACTAAGCTCGACTATTTTCGATACTCCTACAATGTTCGTTTAGTTTGCTTGTGTATAACTGAAAAACAGGACCGAAATAAAAATGAGCTGCTAAACTCTCTCATTATTTCTAACTGACATATACAGTCAAAACAGTCAAATAAGACTTCTATCAGAAACCGTCTTACCTATCGAACCTGATTCAAAATTGGAGTAGCTTTTACTTCCGGAAATATTTAGCGGCAGCAACACACTAAATATCTGCTATTCTTTATTCTAACTTCTAAGGGCTGTACTATATACCTGAACccttttaaaagtttataatgcacattttcatgAATGTGGTCACTGCTGAATAAAAAAGAAAGCGAGGgatcatgtaaaaatatattttcggTCACACTGTAAACACATTTTGAAAGAAAAGCGAATTATCGAGACCTCAAACTTTAGTGGTGCTGTGTGACTGAATGCTAATTATTTCATAATTGAATTCTAAACGACGGGAAGCACATATCTGTCATGGCACATACCTGCAATGAGATATCAGCAAAGTTAAGAACACATGTTTAGCAGAGCAAAGTAACTGAGATACGTGCAAGTCCGTCATTATGCGATTACCGCTTATTTAAGAGAGGACTTGATTTCGCAGATGTATAGCaactaaaatatttttgcagatttTGTACACGTGTTTAatacacataattatgtacatacGTACATATATTAAATTGTCCtttacattttgtttatgttATATTTCAGAAAGCAGACGAGAGTTGAGATATTTGTAGAGTCACAAGATCCGCAAGTGCGACACTCTCTGGATAAAATCTTAGTTCTGCCGGAGGAGGAAGTGAAGACCAGCTTTATTTTACCATTGTCTGAGAAACAGGAACTGATCCGAGAACAACAATTAAAACCGGTAAACTTTGTTTATTATTGCAATAACTTTTGTATTAGATAACTTTTCTCCGCATTTGCCGATTTACACATTTTTGCCTAGAGATTAGGACAAAAAATAGACGTATATGTGAAGGCCATAGCAgattctgaaacaaaaaaaaacccaacaacatCTGATCGGTGATCCGACTCGATTTAGGTTCGCTGTATATATGCGAAATGGCATTAACTGGTGCTTGAATGACATATTTAAATGTTGTCCGCcacaaataaatgtaaacttcacAAATTTCACCCTTTCTGTTGAAGGTACATAGATATCAGTCTTAACGGAGAATATATGCTTCGCCCGAGTTCGAGCCTACATCCCCCTATATCATGTTTTCTAGTTACCGAAACTTACTAAGCGGGTCTTGGTATATTTCAAATTGCCCAAAATGTGTTCCCTGATACTCAGATTATCGTGACCTgaactatttgttaaaaaattttaattgtatattttaagatttttctctTTGTTATGGAGCCGTATCATTCAAACTTACCATCTTTCAAAAACCGCACTTCAtactttttctgttgttttctttgCGAAAATTCATATTCTAGAACTTCTTGGCTGTTTACTATTATCAGCTAGgcctaaatattttatttatttagagtAACCCGGCCATACCTAGCTAAGATTTTAATCTTAGTCCAGTCCGAGAGTTTTTTTCACGATGTTGtagcaaatatttcaaatgttagtTAAAGGGGAATAATTGCAAGTgcatacttatttatttttgtcCATACATTGTCTTAAGTTTTCTATTTATGAACTATGACAATGACAGTTATGTAACACTGACATTCCTGCTGtcctatccaagagaaaaaaaaGCCTTACCTATCCTACCTAAAAAGTTTGGAAAGGTTACCCAAACTAAACAGTTTATGTTAGGTCCTAGTAGATTCTG includes these proteins:
- the LOC123528634 gene encoding delta-like protein 1; protein product: MDLRIISVMLAASIQIVSSDTWFELRLIRFDNPSGREEDGDCCDFPCSDPCDPDIAICFDKPDAGECSHHKRFTGHYHLNQFSFGPNFENGAVNPMTVLFEEPWPSTLYITVKVEDRDSINRNDPMGKVRKLFTRAPAASKKEAIWNNLDFDFNYQIITAQARVYCGTNFYGEDCMTHCIPKNIVGEGHYTCAKNGSKICMENYHGPSCQFYCAPTDDESGHYYCDKNGVPVCLEGWTGDNCAIDIDECYNGTNNPCSPHGDCVNTEGSYTCNCSDAYTGPNCQELILFCDDASCSNNSVCNDTVGGFQCICHPGWTGTLCNDLVTPCTSAPCQNNGICTLTPNRRNYLCKCVGLWTGRNCTEKVVRMLNDTKIIYLSGNLPENQWDDLTLGIRHLLKDLLQISDVAIETTITYPNEKQTRVEIFVESQDPQVRHSLDKILVLPEEEVKTSFILPLSEKQELIREQQLKPDPWVKKHWYVVLTVVLSVLIILTIVVVVMYVVKKRKRAANRKKAAFANPRSASGRESLPDAAIGFDNSLYFDSSQPEKVRGLPELPKQAPQENGRKY